A genomic stretch from Pelotomaculum schinkii includes:
- a CDS encoding type II secretion system F family protein: protein MSASLILFLCLFTTVFLLVCRDFEIEKSWQALLPALSAAVFFFMGSWIYLSPMAGIITGIFGYKLCKSVMRWHRERRTDLIRKQARDFVTAAAGMYASGKNDRSVIEDASKSLSEPLGSMLDNVLSNYDFNGVAFLDSFRRMSEETGVDEFSAVAGILEFGKQGGPRATGRGLLRLSNALRRRDKLLTERAKAVAESSAVAWAAIGILAVASLIDAIKFRDYFAASFIGRLDLAVGVAFIVGLFFLTQKLSQDRDLMKIGGS, encoded by the coding sequence TTGAGCGCCAGTTTGATACTTTTTTTATGTCTGTTTACTACAGTATTTCTCCTGGTATGCCGGGACTTTGAAATTGAGAAAAGCTGGCAGGCTTTACTGCCCGCACTTAGTGCGGCGGTTTTTTTCTTCATGGGTTCATGGATATACCTATCGCCGATGGCCGGGATAATCACTGGTATATTCGGCTATAAGCTGTGCAAGAGTGTCATGCGCTGGCATAGAGAGCGCCGGACGGACTTAATCAGAAAGCAGGCACGGGATTTTGTGACGGCGGCGGCCGGGATGTACGCCAGCGGTAAAAACGACCGGAGCGTTATCGAGGACGCGTCCAAAAGCCTGTCTGAACCTCTGGGCAGTATGCTGGACAATGTTTTGAGTAATTACGATTTCAACGGCGTCGCATTTTTGGATTCATTCAGGAGAATGTCTGAGGAGACGGGTGTTGATGAGTTTAGCGCTGTGGCGGGTATTCTGGAATTCGGCAAACAGGGTGGACCAAGAGCGACGGGGCGCGGTCTGTTGCGGCTCAGTAATGCGCTCCGGCGCCGTGATAAGCTACTAACCGAACGGGCTAAGGCCGTTGCCGAATCGTCGGCGGTCGCATGGGCGGCAATCGGCATACTGGCCGTAGCCTCCTTAATTGACGCCATCAAGTTTCGTGATTATTTTGCCGCTTCGTTTATCGGCAGGCTTGACTTGGCTGTGGGTGTTGCGTTCATTGTCGGGTTGTTTTTCCTGACTCAAAAACTGTCGCAGGATAGAGATTTGATGAAAATTGGAGGGAGTTAA
- a CDS encoding type II toxin-antitoxin system Phd/YefM family antitoxin produces the protein MRMVNVTDVRTGIRAILSEVVKTKKPIVILQRSKPVAYLVDAESFENMQKTEETESDALTKSRKESMHRIMQLRAKIAKKRGVQSDSTKLIRELRQPPTPKGEGLQ, from the coding sequence ATGCGCATGGTTAATGTAACAGATGTGAGAACAGGTATCCGCGCGATTCTTTCTGAGGTGGTCAAGACTAAAAAGCCTATCGTAATTCTTCAGCGCTCCAAGCCTGTTGCATACCTGGTTGATGCAGAGTCGTTTGAAAATATGCAAAAAACCGAAGAGACAGAATCCGATGCTTTGACCAAAAGCAGGAAGGAAAGCATGCACAGGATAATGCAATTAAGGGCTAAGATAGCTAAAAAGAGGGGTGTGCAAAGCGATTCCACTAAGTTAATCCGCGAGTTGCGTCAACCACCCACGCCTAAAGGCGAGGGCTTACAGTGA
- a CDS encoding hydrolase, which translates to MDDEQFQRLVLEQLKVLTDGQKALEQGQKGLEQSVKGLEQGQRGLEQGQRGLEQGQRGLEQTVKGLEQGQKGLDRSVKGLEQSVKSLKQGQEEIKNELKYIWADIKKIDSRLSTQEEEVVILKRLKEGAYSS; encoded by the coding sequence ATGGATGATGAACAATTCCAAAGACTTGTGCTTGAACAACTGAAAGTGCTTACGGATGGCCAGAAAGCGCTGGAACAGGGGCAAAAAGGGCTTGAGCAAAGCGTAAAGGGACTTGAACAAGGCCAGAGGGGACTTGAACAAGGCCAGAGGGGACTTGAACAAGGCCAGAGGGGACTTGAGCAAACTGTAAAAGGACTTGAACAAGGCCAGAAGGGGCTCGATCGAAGCGTAAAAGGACTTGAGCAAAGCGTAAAGTCGCTTAAACAAGGCCAGGAAGAAATAAAAAATGAGCTCAAGTATATTTGGGCTGACATTAAGAAGATCGACAGCCGGCTTTCCACCCAGGAAGAAGAAGTTGTCATACTAAAACGTCTAAAGGAAGGGGCGTACTCAAGTTAA
- a CDS encoding AbrB/MazE/SpoVT family DNA-binding domain-containing protein, with protein MYTVKISSRGQIVIPAEARNNLNLKEGDILSCYVEEGKIIIKTKSAKIKKGIVDETFGLLSDLDYDMKDYVEQLRKDSGRRLDV; from the coding sequence ATGTACACTGTCAAAATTTCTTCCAGGGGTCAAATAGTGATACCGGCAGAGGCGAGAAACAACCTCAATCTTAAAGAAGGTGATATACTCTCCTGTTATGTAGAAGAAGGAAAGATCATTATAAAAACCAAATCAGCTAAAATTAAAAAAGGGATCGTTGATGAGACATTTGGCCTATTATCAGATTTGGATTACGACATGAAAGACTATGTTGAACAACTTCGTAAAGATAGCGGAAGAAGGCTGGATGTCTAA
- a CDS encoding type II toxin-antitoxin system VapC family toxin: MKVVFDTNIIIDHLKGLPEAREQLRNVENGVFEGYVSAITVMELLSAPRISEQRYEAIRNLLEAFEHIPVDKKVATIAGKLLSTYRASHGMDPLDALIAATALANEAVLFTLNKKHFKFIAGLVSMNPYLTET, translated from the coding sequence ATGAAAGTAGTCTTCGATACTAATATAATCATTGATCATTTAAAGGGCTTACCTGAAGCAAGGGAACAATTACGGAATGTCGAAAACGGTGTGTTCGAAGGTTATGTTTCTGCAATTACGGTAATGGAATTATTATCTGCTCCCAGAATATCTGAACAACGTTATGAAGCAATTAGAAATTTGCTCGAAGCCTTCGAACATATACCTGTAGATAAGAAAGTTGCAACTATCGCAGGTAAGTTGTTATCAACGTACCGTGCCTCACATGGCATGGACCCCTTGGATGCCCTTATTGCTGCAACAGCTCTGGCTAACGAGGCAGTTTTATTTACTCTAAATAAAAAACATTTCAAGTTTATTGCGGGTTTAGTCAGTATGAATCCGTATTTAACTGAAACCTAA
- a CDS encoding copper amine oxidase N-terminal domain-containing protein has protein sequence MKKIFAIVVFLALAVIFTPWLHPATAEQVDVYEDNHLVKSVVFKIGVPVYVVNGQTPGVKMDVSPFIQDDRTFVPVRFLGNALGVSDENINWNGEVRRVFVAGPNNTSLVMTLGVKEIVVDGQARAIDVAPVLTSDRTFLPARYVAEGLGYEVAWDETTQTVVCWPAGQPKPDVSAAVEYLSQVQEQPQANQYIPAGWEQVSYSGVSAYIPPGAENRYKGVYFMEKGIMVQFDDADALTISYPCKQYSDEKTDQVAKDLLLANIGGPDLVQQIWEYGAQKTTRGYLLPFKLFPGTEKFKEIQVGNDDGCIAVTGIY, from the coding sequence ATGAAAAAAATTTTTGCGATAGTCGTATTTCTGGCTCTTGCCGTTATCTTTACTCCTTGGTTGCATCCGGCTACAGCCGAGCAGGTGGATGTGTACGAGGACAACCATTTGGTTAAATCGGTGGTATTCAAGATCGGGGTGCCGGTGTATGTGGTGAACGGCCAGACCCCCGGCGTGAAGATGGATGTGTCTCCATTCATCCAGGATGACCGGACGTTTGTGCCGGTAAGATTCCTGGGCAACGCCCTGGGTGTGAGCGACGAAAATATTAATTGGAACGGTGAAGTGCGGCGCGTATTTGTTGCGGGGCCGAATAATACCAGCCTGGTAATGACGTTAGGTGTTAAGGAGATTGTGGTCGACGGCCAGGCCCGGGCCATCGACGTGGCGCCGGTACTGACCAGCGACAGGACGTTCCTGCCGGCTAGGTATGTGGCCGAGGGCCTGGGTTATGAAGTAGCCTGGGACGAAACGACGCAGACGGTGGTGTGCTGGCCGGCCGGGCAGCCGAAGCCGGACGTGAGCGCCGCGGTAGAATACCTGAGCCAAGTGCAAGAGCAGCCGCAGGCCAACCAATACATTCCTGCGGGCTGGGAACAGGTCAGTTACAGCGGCGTTAGCGCCTACATCCCGCCGGGTGCGGAGAACAGGTATAAAGGCGTGTACTTTATGGAAAAAGGCATCATGGTCCAGTTCGACGATGCGGATGCTTTGACTATCAGCTACCCCTGCAAGCAGTATTCAGACGAAAAAACTGATCAGGTTGCCAAAGACCTTCTGCTGGCCAACATCGGCGGTCCCGATTTAGTGCAGCAAATCTGGGAGTACGGCGCACAAAAGACTACTCGGGGGTACTTGCTACCTTTTAAACTTTTCCCTGGCACGGAGAAGTTCAAGGAAATTCAGGTGGGAAATGATGATGGTTGTATTGCTGTGACGGGCATTTATTAA
- a CDS encoding Athe_2463 domain-containing protein: MKKANDFAARVSGLPYDFFIDTNDKGDSLRYGDLLLPHEGTVNYLAWGPWHSDPNWDGEGATKKDRNNIERARYIGYGYYGEQVSNVFFPPDRFGDWKPFNSNGIVEKPWDDSAVRQAFPQFFGPSHRFDGKTDPDLIKAMQIGLDYCAWGNEFTPPDPSSDLYQNPQKFVHIFLPPSEQTFGMGVMFHRDTDGSLWYRSVPLTDLNRTKFNPDDAISLDPPECTGNPGDSAAFSLKVNWQEIKSLQEIAADYGFDFGFLIQVSHQVNGSPNAAAFTMDGMQSQDAGNGWAQIDYTDLSDASKTSSVSVHVQDVPSEVVAQIVPYVKDKESGYVLLWTDYYLYKQAKAKVAPNNIPKPPEQQITTGSGLHFQAISQRNAVTGQEIDPPREPDTAKWTDTVTATLTPLRVQSVVNVDESVDYGTTVAPPLPPGGGCEPAYTT, translated from the coding sequence TTGAAAAAAGCCAACGATTTCGCTGCCCGCGTCAGCGGCTTACCATATGATTTCTTTATCGATACCAATGATAAAGGCGATTCCTTGCGCTACGGCGACCTGCTCCTGCCCCACGAGGGCACAGTCAATTACCTGGCCTGGGGGCCGTGGCACAGCGACCCGAACTGGGACGGCGAGGGCGCGACGAAGAAAGACCGGAACAATATCGAACGCGCGCGTTACATCGGGTATGGCTATTACGGGGAGCAAGTTTCCAACGTCTTTTTCCCGCCGGACCGTTTCGGCGACTGGAAGCCCTTTAATAGCAACGGCATCGTAGAAAAGCCGTGGGACGATTCAGCAGTAAGGCAGGCCTTCCCGCAATTCTTCGGGCCAAGTCACCGTTTCGACGGCAAGACCGACCCCGACCTGATCAAGGCTATGCAGATCGGCCTGGATTATTGCGCCTGGGGCAACGAATTCACGCCTCCGGACCCGAGCTCCGACCTGTACCAGAACCCGCAGAAGTTCGTCCACATTTTTTTACCCCCTTCGGAGCAAACTTTCGGCATGGGCGTGATGTTTCACCGCGACACGGACGGCTCCTTGTGGTACCGCTCGGTGCCTTTGACCGATCTTAACAGGACTAAGTTCAACCCGGACGACGCCATCTCTCTTGATCCGCCGGAATGCACCGGCAACCCCGGCGACTCGGCGGCCTTCAGCTTGAAAGTGAACTGGCAGGAAATAAAATCTCTCCAGGAGATAGCGGCTGATTACGGTTTTGACTTCGGCTTTTTGATCCAGGTATCCCACCAGGTGAACGGCAGCCCTAACGCAGCCGCCTTTACTATGGACGGCATGCAATCGCAGGACGCCGGGAACGGCTGGGCGCAGATAGACTACACCGACCTCAGCGACGCTTCCAAAACGAGCAGTGTCTCGGTGCACGTCCAGGACGTTCCCAGCGAAGTAGTGGCTCAGATAGTGCCATACGTGAAAGACAAGGAATCCGGCTACGTCCTTTTATGGACTGACTACTACCTGTACAAACAAGCCAAGGCGAAGGTGGCGCCGAACAACATACCCAAGCCGCCCGAGCAGCAGATAACCACCGGCAGCGGCCTGCACTTCCAGGCTATCAGCCAGCGGAACGCCGTGACCGGCCAAGAAATCGACCCGCCCAGAGAGCCTGACACAGCAAAGTGGACGGACACCGTAACAGCCACATTAACGCCGCTAAGAGTGCAGAGCGTTGTGAATGTGGATGAAAGCGTCGATTACGGGACAACTGTAGCGCCACCACTCCCGCCGGGAGGAGGCTGCGAACCGGCCTATACCACCTAG
- a CDS encoding prepilin peptidase, which produces MVFLVIIFILLGLVIGSFLNVAIYRIPRKESIVFPGSHCPACGHRLAPEELVPVLSYIWLRGRCRQCGTKISPRYPLVELLTGAIFAGLFFRFGLSFDLLKYLLLACVLVIVTFTDLEHMVIPDRVIVFTVISGIVLDIATNAGFLPVVLGAFIPAALIYLLAVITKGGVGGGDIKLTFAAGLYLGWPGNALAVAAAFLLGGIAGTALLVARRKSRKDAMVFGPYLATGMMAAAIWGQQAIDWYLRFFI; this is translated from the coding sequence GTGGTTTTTCTGGTCATTATCTTCATACTACTGGGCTTGGTTATTGGCAGTTTTTTAAATGTGGCCATCTACCGAATACCGCGCAAAGAATCGATTGTTTTTCCCGGTTCACACTGTCCGGCATGCGGGCACCGGCTTGCTCCGGAAGAACTTGTACCGGTGCTTAGCTATATATGGCTGAGGGGCCGGTGCCGGCAATGCGGGACGAAAATAAGCCCGCGGTACCCGCTGGTGGAGCTATTGACAGGAGCGATTTTTGCCGGGCTGTTCTTTCGCTTCGGGCTGAGCTTTGATTTGCTGAAATACCTGCTCCTGGCATGTGTGTTGGTTATAGTCACTTTTACCGATTTGGAGCACATGGTCATCCCGGACAGAGTGATAGTTTTTACGGTTATATCGGGCATTGTCCTGGATATAGCAACAAATGCCGGTTTTCTGCCTGTAGTCTTAGGCGCGTTTATCCCGGCGGCGCTCATATACTTGCTGGCCGTAATTACGAAGGGGGGCGTGGGTGGCGGGGATATTAAGCTGACCTTCGCTGCCGGACTGTACCTGGGTTGGCCGGGGAATGCCCTGGCCGTTGCAGCAGCGTTTTTGCTCGGCGGCATAGCCGGAACCGCGCTGCTTGTAGCCCGAAGAAAAAGCAGGAAAGACGCCATGGTTTTCGGGCCGTATTTGGCCACGGGGATGATGGCGGCGGCGATTTGGGGGCAGCAGGCAATTGACTGGTATTTAAGATTTTTCATTTAG
- a CDS encoding response regulator transcription factor — MKKVLLAVEQNLAEEILANILTIEPYNDSREWKFDTCPDAGQLIKESVPDVLVLSRNLPGMDSFKLLEKVKKRFDKAHIVLLVWSINERSRAYMKKAEGLGLRNFVKGGLPGERPYMFTVALQKNCDEVTGMGPVQLEERQEMDQPEEARTPIPTGGRKKTVAALAYGGTWQSEKISMSNCKGIAEMRKRAKTVDMILISSRVKDAERCVKSLRTAGVIVPVVGVGPYRLELINAGATGCVEEVDDALKFLV, encoded by the coding sequence TTGAAGAAAGTCCTCTTGGCCGTGGAACAAAACCTTGCGGAAGAAATCCTGGCAAACATCTTAACAATCGAACCCTATAACGACAGCAGGGAATGGAAATTTGACACCTGTCCGGACGCAGGGCAACTAATCAAAGAATCTGTGCCGGATGTGCTCGTTCTCTCCAGAAACCTGCCTGGCATGGACTCGTTCAAACTCCTGGAAAAAGTAAAAAAGAGGTTCGACAAAGCACATATCGTCCTGCTTGTTTGGAGCATTAACGAACGCTCCCGGGCGTACATGAAAAAAGCTGAGGGACTGGGCTTAAGAAACTTTGTGAAAGGCGGATTGCCCGGGGAACGCCCGTACATGTTTACGGTGGCACTGCAGAAGAATTGCGATGAAGTGACCGGGATGGGACCGGTGCAACTGGAAGAAAGGCAGGAAATGGACCAGCCGGAAGAAGCCAGGACTCCCATCCCAACTGGTGGGCGAAAGAAAACAGTAGCCGCGCTTGCCTACGGCGGAACGTGGCAATCGGAAAAAATCAGCATGTCCAATTGTAAGGGTATAGCTGAAATGAGAAAACGGGCTAAAACAGTGGATATGATTCTCATATCCTCCCGGGTGAAGGACGCGGAGCGGTGCGTAAAATCCCTGCGTACAGCGGGAGTAATTGTCCCCGTTGTGGGAGTTGGGCCCTATAGGCTTGAATTAATCAACGCCGGCGCTACGGGGTGCGTGGAGGAAGTGGACGACGCGCTTAAATTCTTAGTGTAG
- a CDS encoding AAA family ATPase, with product MIILCGDKEFTAAARAAFKGSKVPVSGIAATVNDLIALLESTGAAGVLMPAVAEWTENLVRLAAARKNAHFFVAGRVRKSVWDDLTEAGVVILSPDLQKAVRDMEMALERISPTGFRYVEGGEKVTIVQKRVDILTRTIPLVFSYKGGVGKTTTVANLAAATGIWARETEEETGKELRVAVIDNNSVGNLKYKFGFDSKDSDKVPRSLAGFAHLHPNSSLGAVLEAMNYHEPTNVYFVVSPETGYEKVRYNEGIFKLCLDLLQRHFHFVFIDMGIDLDSEMSILAANAATDIIVVTDRNQDTVNLIRDRRGEMGQVFGGFDRVQLVINNHKKENADIGTSAILRELNLPLAAELPYCTFTQKAVRKGVPAVALDSQDKYSISVSNLAQTLINVTGVGGHSITRSGRFIEYLKKLFKKG from the coding sequence ATGATAATTCTTTGCGGAGATAAGGAATTTACTGCCGCGGCCCGTGCAGCCTTCAAGGGCTCTAAAGTGCCCGTGTCAGGCATAGCCGCGACGGTGAACGACCTGATTGCTTTACTGGAAAGCACCGGGGCGGCCGGCGTATTAATGCCGGCCGTCGCCGAATGGACGGAAAACCTAGTGCGCTTGGCGGCAGCCAGGAAAAACGCCCATTTCTTCGTTGCCGGGCGGGTAAGAAAAAGCGTGTGGGACGACCTTACGGAAGCCGGAGTGGTAATTTTATCACCGGATCTTCAAAAAGCGGTCCGAGATATGGAAATGGCATTGGAACGAATCTCTCCCACCGGATTCCGGTATGTGGAGGGCGGCGAGAAGGTAACCATTGTGCAAAAACGGGTGGACATACTCACCAGGACGATACCCTTAGTCTTCAGCTACAAAGGTGGCGTCGGCAAAACCACAACTGTGGCGAACCTTGCCGCCGCTACAGGAATCTGGGCACGGGAAACAGAAGAAGAAACCGGCAAGGAATTGCGTGTTGCCGTGATTGACAACAATTCCGTCGGCAACCTCAAATACAAATTCGGCTTTGACTCAAAAGATTCGGACAAGGTCCCGCGCAGCCTGGCCGGTTTTGCCCACCTGCATCCAAACTCCTCCCTGGGCGCAGTGTTGGAGGCTATGAACTATCATGAACCGACCAACGTATACTTCGTGGTGTCCCCTGAAACGGGGTACGAAAAAGTCCGCTATAATGAGGGCATTTTTAAATTATGTTTAGACCTTTTACAGAGGCATTTCCATTTTGTGTTTATCGACATGGGCATAGACCTGGATAGTGAAATGTCCATATTGGCCGCGAACGCAGCCACAGACATTATAGTGGTTACCGATCGCAACCAAGACACCGTTAATCTAATAAGAGACCGGCGCGGCGAGATGGGCCAGGTGTTTGGCGGTTTCGACCGGGTACAGTTGGTAATCAACAACCATAAAAAAGAAAACGCCGACATCGGTACAAGCGCAATCCTGCGCGAACTTAATTTGCCGCTGGCGGCAGAGTTGCCATATTGTACTTTTACACAAAAAGCGGTCAGGAAAGGCGTACCGGCGGTGGCGCTCGATTCACAAGACAAATATTCTATCTCCGTCTCAAATCTGGCCCAAACGCTCATCAACGTAACCGGCGTCGGGGGCCACTCAATAACCCGCTCCGGCAGGTTTATCGAATACCTGAAAAAGCTGTTCAAAAAGGGTTAA